One genomic segment of Pseudomonas chlororaphis subsp. aurantiaca includes these proteins:
- a CDS encoding SDR family NAD(P)-dependent oxidoreductase, whose product MEVQQSSNGKWVLVSGGSRGIGRALVLAMAREGYRVAFTYQSSADAALQLEQEVAASGGLASGHACDGRDHDSVEAVCAQLVDTHGEPYGLINNMGVTGDQLLFKFDIERYRDVVATNLDSAVYFSKCLAPAMAAERRGKILHMSSVSGLKGNKGQMGYSATKAAMIGITKTMALEMARFKITVNAIAPGFIATEMVGQIADPIRKSITDTIPLKRFGEVREVAALASFLLSPQADYITGQTFVIDGGLTA is encoded by the coding sequence ATGGAAGTTCAGCAGTCTTCAAACGGCAAATGGGTACTGGTCAGCGGCGGCAGTCGCGGCATTGGCCGCGCACTGGTCCTGGCCATGGCCCGGGAAGGGTATCGGGTCGCGTTCACCTACCAGTCCTCGGCCGACGCGGCCTTGCAACTGGAGCAGGAAGTGGCCGCCAGTGGCGGCCTGGCCAGCGGGCATGCCTGCGACGGCAGGGACCACGATTCAGTCGAGGCGGTGTGCGCGCAGCTGGTAGATACCCACGGCGAGCCCTACGGCTTGATCAACAACATGGGCGTGACCGGCGACCAGCTGTTGTTCAAGTTCGACATCGAGCGCTACCGCGACGTGGTCGCGACCAACCTCGATTCGGCGGTGTATTTCAGTAAGTGCCTGGCCCCGGCGATGGCCGCCGAGCGCCGCGGCAAGATCCTGCACATGTCCTCCGTCAGCGGGCTCAAGGGCAACAAGGGGCAGATGGGGTATTCGGCGACCAAGGCGGCGATGATCGGCATCACCAAGACCATGGCCCTGGAAATGGCGCGCTTCAAGATCACCGTCAACGCTATCGCCCCAGGCTTCATTGCCACGGAGATGGTCGGGCAGATCGCCGACCCGATACGCAAGTCGATCACCGACACCATCCCCCTCAAACGCTTCGGCGAAGTCCGCGAAGTGGCGGCCCTGGCCAGCTTCTTGCTGTCGCCCCAGGCCGACTACATCACTGGCCAGACATTCGTGATCGATGGCGGTCTGACGGCCTGA
- the zapE gene encoding cell division protein ZapE → MTPLERYQADLKRPEFFHDAAQETAVRHLQRLYDDLIAASNNKPGLLGKLFGKKDQVPVKGLYFWGGVGRGKTYLVDTFFEALPFKQKVRTHFHRFMKRVHEEMKTLGGEKNPLTIIAKRFADEARVICFDEFFVSDITDAMILGTLMEELFKNGVTLVATSNIVPDGLYKDGLQRARFLPAIALIKQHTEIVNVDSGVDYRLRHLEQAELFHFPLDEAAHESLRKSFRALTPECTQAVENDVLIVENREIRALRTCDDVAWFDFRELCDGPRSQNDYIELGKIFHAVLVSGVEQMSVATDDIARRFINMVDEFYDRNVKLIISAEVELKDLYTGGRLTFEFQRTLSRLLEMQSHEFLSRAHKP, encoded by the coding sequence ATGACGCCCCTAGAACGATACCAAGCTGATCTGAAACGCCCGGAGTTCTTCCACGACGCTGCGCAGGAAACCGCCGTGCGTCATTTGCAGCGCCTGTACGACGATCTGATCGCCGCGTCGAACAACAAGCCGGGCCTGCTGGGCAAGCTGTTTGGCAAGAAAGACCAGGTGCCGGTCAAGGGCCTGTACTTCTGGGGCGGGGTAGGGCGCGGCAAGACGTACCTGGTCGATACCTTCTTTGAAGCCCTGCCGTTCAAGCAGAAGGTCCGTACTCACTTCCACCGCTTCATGAAGCGTGTGCACGAAGAGATGAAGACCCTGGGCGGCGAGAAGAACCCGCTGACCATCATCGCCAAGCGTTTCGCCGACGAGGCCCGGGTGATCTGCTTCGACGAGTTTTTCGTCTCTGACATTACCGACGCCATGATCCTCGGCACGCTGATGGAAGAGCTGTTCAAGAACGGCGTGACCCTGGTGGCCACCTCGAACATCGTGCCGGACGGTCTGTACAAGGACGGCCTGCAACGTGCTCGCTTCCTGCCGGCCATTGCCCTGATCAAGCAGCACACTGAAATCGTCAACGTCGACAGCGGTGTCGACTACCGTCTGCGTCACCTGGAACAGGCCGAACTGTTCCACTTCCCGCTGGACGAGGCGGCCCACGAAAGCCTGCGCAAGAGCTTCCGCGCGCTGACGCCGGAATGCACTCAGGCGGTGGAAAACGATGTGCTGATCGTCGAGAACCGCGAAATCCGCGCCCTGCGTACCTGCGATGACGTGGCCTGGTTCGATTTCCGCGAACTGTGCGACGGTCCGCGTAGCCAGAACGACTACATCGAACTGGGCAAGATCTTCCACGCCGTGCTGGTCAGTGGTGTCGAGCAGATGAGCGTCGCCACCGACGACATCGCCCGTCGCTTCATCAACATGGTCGACGAGTTCTACGACCGTAACGTCAAGCTGATCATTTCCGCTGAAGTCGAGCTCAAGGA
- a CDS encoding phytoene desaturase family protein → MQSFDRFKTLESDTFDVIVVGAGIGGLTAAATLANRGKQVLVLDMHYEMGGCATVFHRKGKDYEFDVGLHYIGDCGKDGLIPRILRGAGIDDGEIRFIEQDPEGFETLCFPDFQFAVPRGYERFREQLLEAFPKERAGINRYFKMLQQVWDFMGIHSRPLTALWVLPRSWMLMRHAKSTVAQFLDTCTQDQRLRAILTGQLGVYHQPPSRATMAGHAAVVNHFLQGSYYPSGGGQMFSDKLGEVVERKGGKILLRSKVERILIENGRAVGVEFSNKHLGKRVVKADAVICNADIKQALLGLIGREHLKPKTVRRAEQFEMSPAMGVVYLGIDMDLKAIGLKNTNYRIYPGCDYEKAYREVFAGAFPEEPHLFIGNATMKDPDNPAIAPPGIYNLQLMSAVPSTPQSWGVTQAELTDGSYRTNPAYLAKKEWYARQLIALAERVIPGMSKHIVYQEVSTPFSVTRFIGSEGGTSYGLAFTPEYFLHNRPGAKTEIRNLYLCGASTRTGHGIFGAMTGGVEAAAAVSGRHVRYQVMDIGTRAEAAVR, encoded by the coding sequence ATGCAAAGCTTTGATCGATTCAAGACCCTCGAGAGCGACACCTTCGACGTGATAGTGGTCGGCGCCGGCATCGGTGGCCTGACGGCTGCCGCGACCCTGGCCAACCGCGGCAAGCAGGTGCTGGTGCTCGATATGCACTATGAAATGGGCGGCTGTGCCACGGTGTTCCACCGCAAGGGCAAGGACTATGAGTTCGATGTCGGCTTGCACTACATCGGTGACTGCGGCAAGGACGGCCTGATTCCGCGGATCCTGCGCGGGGCCGGCATCGATGACGGTGAAATCCGCTTTATCGAGCAGGACCCGGAGGGTTTCGAGACCCTGTGTTTTCCCGACTTCCAGTTCGCGGTTCCCCGCGGCTATGAACGCTTTCGCGAACAGCTGCTGGAGGCGTTCCCTAAGGAGCGGGCGGGGATCAACCGCTATTTCAAGATGCTGCAGCAGGTCTGGGACTTCATGGGCATCCATTCGCGCCCGCTGACGGCGCTGTGGGTACTGCCGCGCTCGTGGATGCTGATGCGTCACGCCAAATCGACGGTGGCGCAATTCCTCGACACCTGTACCCAGGACCAGCGCCTGCGGGCCATCCTGACCGGGCAGCTGGGGGTCTATCACCAGCCGCCGAGCCGCGCGACCATGGCCGGCCACGCGGCGGTGGTCAATCACTTCCTGCAGGGTTCCTACTACCCCTCGGGCGGTGGCCAGATGTTCTCCGACAAGCTGGGCGAGGTGGTCGAGCGCAAGGGCGGCAAGATCCTCCTGCGGTCCAAGGTCGAACGTATCCTGATCGAGAACGGTCGTGCCGTGGGCGTCGAGTTCAGCAACAAGCACCTGGGCAAACGGGTGGTCAAGGCCGATGCGGTGATCTGCAACGCCGATATCAAGCAGGCCCTGCTCGGCCTGATCGGCCGTGAACACCTCAAGCCCAAGACCGTGCGCCGTGCCGAGCAGTTCGAGATGTCACCGGCCATGGGCGTGGTCTATCTCGGTATCGACATGGACCTCAAGGCCATAGGCCTGAAGAACACCAACTATCGCATCTACCCAGGCTGCGATTACGAGAAGGCCTACCGCGAGGTGTTCGCCGGGGCGTTTCCCGAGGAGCCCCATCTGTTCATCGGCAACGCCACCATGAAGGACCCGGATAACCCGGCCATCGCGCCACCGGGCATCTATAACCTGCAATTGATGTCGGCAGTGCCTTCCACCCCGCAAAGCTGGGGCGTGACCCAGGCCGAGCTGACGGATGGCAGCTATCGGACCAACCCGGCCTACCTGGCGAAAAAAGAGTGGTACGCCCGCCAGCTGATTGCCCTGGCTGAACGGGTGATTCCGGGCATGTCGAAGCACATTGTCTATCAGGAAGTCTCGACGCCTTTTTCGGTGACGCGCTTTATCGGCTCCGAAGGCGGGACCTCCTACGGCCTGGCCTTTACCCCGGAGTACTTCCTGCACAACCGGCCGGGGGCCAAGACGGAAATCCGCAACCTGTACCTGTGCGGCGCTTCCACCCGTACTGGGCACGGCATCTTTGGCGCCATGACCGGTGGCGTGGAAGCGGCCGCGGCGGTCAGTGGTCGTCACGTGCGTTACCAGGTGATGGACATCGGCACCCGCGCCGAAGCGGCGGTCCGTTGA
- a CDS encoding alpha/beta hydrolase, with product MRETPVVIAGPVGQLEALYLDVADARGVALICHPNPVQGGTMLNKVVSTLQRTARDAGLITLRFNYRGVGASEGSHDMGSGEVDDAQAAAEWLRARHPDLPMTLLGFSFGGFVAASLGGRLEARGEQLKHLFMVAAAVMRLRDTDPLPQNCPLTLIQPETDEVVDPQLVYDWSDALERPHELLKVAECGHFFHGKLTDLKDLVLPRLSN from the coding sequence ATGCGTGAAACCCCCGTAGTGATTGCCGGCCCGGTCGGCCAACTGGAAGCCCTGTATCTGGATGTCGCCGACGCCCGTGGCGTGGCGCTGATCTGCCATCCGAACCCGGTGCAGGGCGGCACCATGCTCAACAAGGTGGTCTCGACCCTGCAACGTACGGCGCGTGACGCCGGCCTGATCACCTTGCGTTTCAACTACCGTGGCGTCGGCGCCAGCGAAGGCAGCCACGACATGGGCAGTGGTGAGGTCGATGACGCGCAGGCGGCTGCCGAATGGCTGCGGGCCAGGCACCCGGACCTGCCGATGACCCTGCTCGGCTTCTCCTTCGGCGGCTTCGTCGCCGCCAGCCTCGGCGGGCGCCTGGAAGCCCGCGGCGAACAGCTCAAGCACCTGTTCATGGTCGCCGCCGCCGTGATGCGTCTGCGCGACACCGACCCGCTGCCGCAGAACTGCCCGCTGACCCTGATCCAGCCGGAAACCGACGAAGTGGTCGACCCGCAACTGGTCTATGACTGGTCCGACGCGCTTGAGCGCCCCCATGAGCTGCTGAAAGTGGCAGAATGCGGACACTTTTTTCATGGCAAGCTCACCGATCTCAAGGATCTGGTGCTGCCACGACTCTCGAATTGA
- a CDS encoding phytoene desaturase family protein, whose product MSQEYDTVFVGAGLGALAGASLMAQRGQKVLVVEKHNVAGGYASNFRRKDFNFDVSLHSFDGVVRGAESFNVIQACGVADKVEFLHHPTLYRYRSQDIDLTVGHRDLEGYKRELFRFFPEEVDNINRLFAESQRNYKDLCGFLYSRKPFWMRLVATPMIYPRVLKYGHETVDHYFSRFTSNERLKEVLSAQWSYYGLPAKDLAFGYFSYPFIDYLENGGYSIKGGSQALSNALVEVIEQHGGRVELESAVNQIVIERGRVGGVVTRKSGKVKARNVVANISPHAVLALAGEQHFGAKYRSRLRQLKLSVSGFQVYLGLDCPLSELGVGAEEYIHFFAPPKTQRQQFEHIQAGELHGDNTSWSINYFSNVDPSMVPAGKSSLGLFTLTGAGEWHSLDKLAYRRKKIELTELLIANAERVIPGLRRHIEVCEAGSPRTMSKFTHNPAGAIYGFEQNTRQSGLFNRFPQKYPVKGLYQVGAWTFPGAGFIGTMLSARLLVDRYF is encoded by the coding sequence ATGAGTCAAGAATACGATACCGTTTTCGTCGGCGCGGGCCTTGGCGCGTTGGCGGGTGCCAGCCTTATGGCGCAGCGAGGTCAGAAAGTCCTGGTGGTGGAAAAGCACAACGTAGCCGGTGGTTACGCGAGCAATTTCCGCCGCAAGGATTTCAACTTCGATGTCTCGCTGCATTCGTTCGACGGCGTGGTGCGGGGCGCCGAGTCGTTCAATGTGATCCAGGCCTGTGGCGTGGCGGACAAGGTCGAGTTTCTCCATCACCCGACCCTGTATCGCTATCGCTCGCAGGACATCGACCTCACGGTCGGGCACCGCGACCTGGAAGGTTACAAGCGCGAGTTGTTCCGCTTCTTTCCCGAGGAGGTCGATAACATCAACCGGCTGTTCGCCGAGTCGCAGCGCAACTACAAGGACCTGTGCGGCTTCCTGTATTCGCGCAAGCCGTTCTGGATGAGGCTGGTGGCCACGCCGATGATCTATCCCCGGGTGCTCAAGTATGGGCATGAAACGGTGGATCACTACTTCTCGCGCTTCACCTCCAATGAACGCCTCAAGGAAGTGCTGTCGGCGCAATGGAGCTACTACGGCTTGCCGGCCAAGGACCTGGCGTTCGGCTACTTCTCCTATCCCTTCATCGACTACCTGGAGAACGGCGGTTATTCGATCAAGGGCGGCTCACAGGCCTTGTCCAACGCCTTGGTCGAGGTCATCGAGCAGCATGGCGGCCGGGTCGAGCTGGAGTCGGCGGTCAACCAGATCGTGATCGAGCGCGGCCGGGTCGGTGGCGTGGTGACACGCAAGTCGGGCAAGGTCAAGGCGCGCAACGTCGTGGCCAATATCTCGCCCCACGCGGTGCTGGCATTGGCGGGCGAGCAGCATTTCGGTGCCAAGTACCGCTCGCGCCTGCGCCAGCTCAAGCTGTCGGTCTCGGGCTTCCAGGTCTACCTGGGGCTCGATTGCCCGCTGAGCGAACTGGGCGTGGGCGCCGAGGAATACATCCACTTCTTCGCCCCGCCGAAAACCCAGCGCCAACAGTTCGAGCATATCCAGGCTGGAGAGCTGCATGGCGACAACACCAGCTGGTCGATCAACTACTTCTCCAACGTCGATCCCTCGATGGTCCCGGCCGGAAAGTCCAGCCTGGGCCTGTTCACCCTGACGGGCGCCGGCGAATGGCACTCCCTGGACAAGCTCGCCTACCGGCGCAAGAAGATCGAACTCACCGAGCTGCTGATCGCCAACGCCGAGCGGGTCATCCCCGGCCTGCGTCGGCACATCGAGGTCTGCGAGGCGGGCTCGCCGCGCACCATGAGCAAGTTCACCCATAACCCGGCGGGCGCGATCTACGGCTTCGAGCAGAACACTCGACAGTCCGGCCTGTTCAACCGTTTCCCGCAGAAATACCCGGTCAAGGGGCTGTACCAGGTCGGGGCCTGGACATTCCCGGGCGCAGGCTTCATCGGAACGATGTTGTCGGCGCGCTTGTTGGTCGACCGCTATTTCTGA
- a CDS encoding YhcB family protein, whose translation MEHSLLVWLLPTLALIAGVAIGFLVARLLPNAAPNRTQRQLDDIQERFDSYQNEVVTHFNSTATLVKKLTQSYQEVQDHLAEGANRLALDELTRQRLLAALHSDSVQAPRERLTPPRDQEPPRDYAPKTPNAPGMLDEHYGLKK comes from the coding sequence GTGGAACACTCGCTCTTAGTTTGGTTGTTGCCGACTCTTGCCCTGATCGCGGGTGTCGCCATTGGATTTCTGGTCGCTCGCCTGCTGCCGAATGCCGCGCCTAACCGCACGCAACGTCAGCTGGATGATATTCAGGAACGTTTTGACAGCTATCAGAACGAAGTGGTCACCCACTTCAACAGCACCGCCACCCTGGTGAAAAAACTCACTCAAAGCTATCAGGAAGTGCAGGACCATCTCGCCGAGGGTGCCAACCGCCTGGCCCTGGACGAGCTGACCCGCCAACGCCTGCTGGCCGCGCTGCACTCCGACTCGGTGCAGGCTCCACGGGAACGCCTGACGCCGCCGCGCGACCAGGAACCGCCACGGGACTACGCGCCAAAGACGCCTAACGCGCCTGGCATGCTCGACGAGCATTATGGTCTGAAGAAGTAA
- the fdxA gene encoding ferredoxin FdxA, giving the protein MTYVVTDNCIQCRHTNCVDICPADAFHLGPNFIVINPQECVDCGLCLPECPEEAIQPENQLDDSNRHFLKLNAELAEHWPVILQRIPPLADHERWSRKPNKLPHLIHEAEAVDPARDHHLAHA; this is encoded by the coding sequence ATGACCTACGTAGTGACCGACAACTGCATCCAGTGCCGCCACACCAACTGCGTCGATATCTGCCCCGCGGATGCCTTCCACCTGGGGCCGAACTTCATCGTCATCAATCCCCAGGAGTGCGTCGATTGTGGCCTGTGCCTGCCCGAATGCCCGGAGGAAGCCATCCAGCCGGAGAACCAGCTCGATGACAGCAACCGGCATTTCCTCAAGCTCAATGCCGAGCTGGCTGAGCACTGGCCGGTGATCCTGCAGCGGATTCCGCCCCTGGCTGACCATGAGCGATGGAGCCGCAAGCCGAACAAGCTGCCCCACCTGATACATGAGGCCGAGGCGGTCGATCCGGCCCGCGACCACCACCTAGCCCATGCCTGA
- a CDS encoding tryptophan--tRNA ligase yields MTTRTRILTGITTTGTPHLGNYAGAIRPAILASRDSNADSFYFLADYHALIKCDDPLRIQRSRLEIAATWLAGGLDVERVTFYRQSDIPEIPELTWLLTCVAAKGLLNRAHAYKASVDKNVEAGEDPDAGITMGLYSYPVLMAADILMFNAHKVPVGRDQIQHVEMARDIGQRFNHLFGQGKEFFTMPEALIEESVATLPGLDGRKMSKSYDNTIPLFSGAKDMKDAISRIVTDSRAPGEAKDPDNAHLFTLFQAFATQAQADEFRSELLQGLGWGEAKNRLFQLLDNQLGEARERYHQLIERPSDLEDILQAGAKKARAVATPFLNELREAVGLRSFVNQVQVAATTKKKAAKAARFVSFREDDGSFRFRLLAADGEQLLLSRNFADGKTAGAVTKQLQAGQALDLRSDALSFSVWLEGECVADSPAFADAAARDAAIDALRVALTPVQD; encoded by the coding sequence ATGACTACTCGTACGCGCATCCTCACCGGCATCACCACCACCGGCACGCCGCACTTGGGCAACTACGCCGGCGCCATCCGCCCGGCGATCCTCGCCAGCCGCGACAGCAATGCCGACTCGTTCTACTTCCTGGCCGACTATCACGCCCTGATCAAGTGCGACGACCCGCTGCGTATCCAGCGCTCGCGCCTGGAAATCGCCGCGACCTGGCTGGCCGGAGGCCTGGATGTGGAGCGCGTGACTTTCTATCGCCAGTCCGACATCCCGGAAATCCCGGAGCTGACCTGGTTGCTGACCTGCGTGGCGGCCAAGGGCCTGCTCAATCGTGCCCACGCCTACAAGGCTTCGGTGGATAAAAACGTCGAGGCCGGCGAAGACCCGGATGCCGGCATCACCATGGGCCTGTACAGCTACCCGGTGCTGATGGCCGCGGACATCCTGATGTTCAATGCGCACAAGGTGCCGGTCGGTCGCGACCAGATCCAGCACGTGGAAATGGCCCGTGACATCGGCCAGCGCTTCAACCACCTGTTCGGCCAGGGCAAGGAGTTCTTCACCATGCCCGAGGCGCTGATCGAGGAAAGTGTCGCCACCTTGCCGGGCCTCGATGGCCGCAAGATGTCCAAGAGCTACGACAACACCATTCCGTTGTTCAGCGGCGCCAAGGACATGAAGGACGCGATCTCGCGCATCGTCACCGACTCCCGCGCTCCTGGCGAAGCCAAGGACCCGGACAACGCGCACCTGTTCACCCTGTTCCAGGCCTTCGCGACACAGGCCCAGGCTGACGAGTTCCGCAGCGAACTGCTGCAGGGCCTGGGTTGGGGCGAGGCGAAGAATCGTCTGTTCCAGCTGCTGGACAATCAGCTGGGCGAGGCGCGCGAGCGTTATCACCAGTTGATCGAGCGCCCTTCGGACCTGGAAGACATTCTCCAGGCCGGTGCCAAGAAAGCCCGCGCCGTGGCCACGCCCTTTCTCAACGAGCTGCGCGAGGCCGTGGGCCTGCGTTCGTTCGTCAACCAGGTGCAAGTGGCGGCGACCACCAAGAAGAAAGCGGCCAAGGCCGCGCGCTTCGTCAGCTTTCGTGAAGACGACGGCAGCTTCCGTTTCCGCCTGCTGGCCGCCGATGGCGAGCAACTGCTGCTGTCGCGCAACTTCGCCGACGGCAAGACCGCGGGGGCCGTGACCAAGCAACTGCAAGCCGGCCAGGCGCTGGATCTGCGCAGCGACGCGCTGAGTTTCAGCGTCTGGCTGGAAGGTGAGTGCGTGGCCGACAGCCCGGCCTTTGCCGACGCGGCGGCCCGCGATGCGGCGATCGATGCACTGCGCGTCGCCCTGACGCCTGTGCAGGACTAA
- a CDS encoding MBL fold metallo-hydrolase, with translation MDIAKPALIRETFPVGPLQCNCTIIGDPVTKKAIVVDPGGNPDLIMARLDALGLKVVSIIHTHAHLDHFLASGQMKEKTGATLHLHKEDQFLWDNLEMQCSMFGVPYTPVPAPDRWLADDEELACGCGVALHTPGHTPGSMSFWFAEAKLLIAGDTLFKRGVGRTDLWGGDQATIVRSIKQRLYSLDEDATVVAGHGPDTRLGDEMRENPFVRA, from the coding sequence ATGGACATCGCAAAACCTGCCCTTATCCGCGAAACCTTCCCCGTCGGCCCGTTGCAGTGCAACTGCACGATCATCGGCGACCCTGTTACAAAAAAGGCCATCGTCGTCGACCCGGGCGGCAATCCCGACCTGATCATGGCGCGGCTCGACGCGCTGGGGCTGAAGGTGGTGAGCATCATTCATACCCATGCCCACCTGGATCACTTCCTGGCCTCCGGGCAGATGAAGGAGAAAACCGGCGCGACCCTGCATCTGCACAAGGAAGATCAGTTCCTCTGGGACAACCTGGAGATGCAGTGCAGCATGTTCGGCGTGCCTTACACGCCGGTGCCGGCGCCGGATCGCTGGCTGGCGGACGACGAAGAGCTGGCCTGCGGCTGCGGCGTGGCCCTGCATACGCCGGGGCATACTCCAGGTTCCATGAGCTTCTGGTTCGCAGAGGCTAAGCTACTGATTGCCGGCGACACCTTGTTCAAGCGCGGGGTAGGGCGCACGGACCTGTGGGGTGGCGACCAGGCCACCATCGTGCGTTCGATCAAGCAGCGTCTGTACAGCCTCGATGAAGACGCGACCGTGGTGGCCGGGCATGGTCCGGACACCCGCCTGGGCGATGAAATGCGTGAGAATCCCTTTGTCAGGGCCTGA
- a CDS encoding OmpA family lipoprotein, producing MFTSRRLIVVATAVALLSGCASPNPYDNQGQADGSTGMSKTAKYGGLGALAGALAGAAIDHNNRGKGALIGAAVVGASAAGYGYYADQQEKKLRASMANTGVEVQRQGDQIKLIMPGNITFATDSANIAPSFYQPLNNLANSLKEFNQNQIEIVGYTDSTGSRQHNMDLSQRRAQSVATYLTSQGVSGANLSARGAGPDNPIASNSDVNGRAQNRRVEVNLKAIPGQQYGGQQQQPGTVQQYP from the coding sequence ATGTTCACCTCGCGTCGTTTGATCGTTGTTGCTACCGCTGTGGCCTTGTTGTCCGGCTGTGCTTCGCCTAACCCCTATGACAATCAGGGGCAGGCCGACGGCTCCACGGGCATGAGCAAAACTGCAAAATACGGTGGCCTGGGCGCCTTGGCCGGTGCGCTGGCCGGTGCCGCCATCGACCACAACAACCGTGGCAAGGGCGCGCTGATCGGCGCCGCGGTAGTCGGTGCTTCCGCCGCCGGTTACGGCTATTACGCCGACCAGCAGGAAAAGAAACTGCGTGCCAGCATGGCCAATACCGGGGTCGAAGTGCAGCGCCAGGGCGATCAGATCAAGCTGATCATGCCGGGGAACATCACGTTCGCCACCGATTCGGCGAACATCGCTCCAAGCTTCTATCAACCGCTGAACAACCTGGCCAACTCCCTCAAGGAGTTCAACCAGAACCAGATCGAAATCGTTGGCTACACCGACAGCACCGGCAGCCGCCAGCACAACATGGACCTGTCCCAGCGTCGCGCCCAGAGCGTGGCGACCTACCTGACCTCGCAAGGTGTCAGCGGTGCCAACCTGTCGGCCCGTGGCGCTGGCCCGGATAACCCGATCGCCAGCAACAGCGACGTCAATGGCCGTGCGCAGAACCGTCGGGTGGAAGTGAACCTCAAGGCGATTCCTGGCCAGCAGTATGGTGGTCAGCAGCAACAGCCGGGTACGGTTCAGCAGTATCCGTAA
- a CDS encoding alpha/beta hydrolase, with product MSKNEQSTGWLGIAISKLFIRVMFRQVQGWKRDVPKRAAGFVEIARDGSRLEGASLRTSAMHPRGVVLLCHPFLKYGMHYFFENNLDQAFLEQGYHVVAFNFKGFGRSTIGGHAFADDVLAIARRVSRDNPGLPIHLVGCSFGGYHLSHALARDATPFTSAVLDSVPISVRSYFTRGPLRLAMRWISGSRLAVPTGTCAIDHSLRGVRHLPIAYFYGRNDHFIPDASVTGLSQECEALHVVGFEGCRHLENHKKHRDRYFEEIFDFFARAEARKTAVPA from the coding sequence ATGAGCAAGAACGAGCAATCGACCGGTTGGCTGGGGATCGCCATTTCCAAGCTGTTCATCCGGGTCATGTTCCGTCAGGTACAGGGCTGGAAACGTGACGTACCCAAGCGTGCGGCAGGCTTTGTGGAGATCGCGCGCGACGGCAGCCGGCTGGAGGGGGCGTCGCTGCGCACCAGCGCCATGCACCCTCGGGGCGTGGTGCTGTTGTGTCATCCGTTCCTCAAGTACGGCATGCATTACTTTTTCGAGAACAACCTGGACCAGGCGTTTCTCGAGCAGGGCTATCACGTGGTCGCCTTCAACTTCAAAGGCTTCGGCCGCAGCACCATCGGCGGCCATGCGTTCGCCGACGATGTGCTGGCGATTGCCCGGCGCGTGTCGCGGGACAACCCGGGCCTGCCGATCCATCTGGTGGGCTGTTCGTTTGGTGGCTATCACCTGTCCCATGCCCTGGCGCGGGATGCCACGCCCTTCACCTCGGCCGTGCTGGACAGCGTGCCGATTTCGGTGCGCAGCTACTTCACCCGCGGGCCGTTGCGACTGGCCATGCGCTGGATCAGCGGCAGCCGCCTGGCGGTCCCCACGGGGACCTGTGCCATCGATCACTCGCTGCGCGGCGTGCGTCATCTTCCGATCGCCTACTTCTACGGGCGCAACGACCACTTCATCCCGGATGCCAGCGTGACCGGGCTCAGCCAGGAGTGCGAGGCGCTGCACGTGGTCGGTTTCGAGGGCTGTCGCCACCTGGAAAACCACAAGAAACACCGGGACCGCTACTTCGAGGAAATCTTCGATTTCTTCGCCCGTGCGGAAGCTCGAAAAACCGCCGTGCCGGCATGA